A genomic window from Coccinella septempunctata chromosome 9, icCocSept1.1, whole genome shotgun sequence includes:
- the LOC123320925 gene encoding uncharacterized protein LOC123320925 isoform X2, translated as MSDLQTTVSGACWRCGLPGPTWLTRGPSTRSCDRCGLWDTLEACDCIEGREDTPWPRRMLTSEELALRACPRCSTDSQHLHLKEPTVEATTCPPSDTMADDNMEVEILERLDKELGFVDPEEVDTPEDPPRPVPLPLGAAKAFLRPTPNIAAGCSTTPSPALGPARLPGTTPPREKVPSSTIESWGKTGVSKRYLETKARIRKGTQTQEQQTDKDEYLPPNTRTVGTMGPQVYVELRPGLCWRCGQGEHTRATCSRTPTLFCSRCGLLGTLSRDCPCGGAKKKDPTPSPTGPGNKKLRTAPVPKKEPLPRKTTPVQKKEPLPRKTSKKTTQACPR; from the exons ATGTCCGACTTGCAGACAACCGTATCCGGGGCGTGCTGGCGTTGTGGCCTCCCCGGACCGACCTGGCTGACTAGGGGACCGTCGACTCGAAGCTGTGACCGTTGTGGCCTGTGGGACACACTGGAGGCCTGTGACTGCATCGAGGGTAGGGAAGATACCCCGTGGCCACGTCGGATGCTGACGAGCGAGGAGCTTGCTCTTCGAGCATGCCCGAGATGCTCCACCGATTCACAGCACCTCCACTTG AAGGAACCGACCGTTGAGGCCACGACTTGTCCTCCATCCGACACCATGGCTGACGACAACATGGAGGTGGAGATCCTGGAACGCCTCGATAAGGAGCTGGGATTTGTGGACCCCGAGGAGGTGGACACACCCGAAGATCCACCCAGACCGGTCCCCTTACCGTTGGGAGCAGCGAAGGCATTCCTCCGCCCGACGCCGAATATCGCCGCCGGTTGCTCCACAACACCGTCCCCAGCGCTCGGACCGGCGAGACTACCAGGGACAACACCGCCCAGGGAGAAGGTCCCATCCAGCACCATTGAATCCTGGGGAAAAACCGGAGTCAGTAAAAGGTACCTGGAGACGAAAGCAAGGATACGGAAGGGAACACAAACACAAGAGCAACAAACCGACAAAGACGAGTACCTACCCCCAAACACCAGAACCGTTGGGACTATGGGCCCCCAGGTATACGTAGAGCTCCGCCCGGGTTTGTGTTGGAGGTGCGGCCAGGGGGAACACACCAGAGCCACCTGTAGCAGAACCCCCACCCTGTTCTGCAGCCGCTGTGGTCTGTTGGGCACCCTCTCCCGGGACTGTCCATGTGGAGGTGCGAAGAAGAAAGATCCAACACCGTCTCCTACTGGTCCAGGAAACAAGAAGCTCCGTACCGCTCCAGTTCCGAAGAAGGAACCGCTTCCCCGGAAGACCACTCCAGTTCAGAAGAAGGAACCGCTCCCCCGGAAGACGTCCAAGAAGACGACCCAGGCCTGTCCGAGGTGA
- the LOC123320925 gene encoding uncharacterized protein LOC123320925 isoform X3 — translation MSDLQTTVSGACWRCGLPGPTWLTRGPSTRSCDRCGLWDTLEACDCIEGREDTPWPRRMLTSEELALRACPRCSTDSQHLHLEPTVEATTCPPSDTMADDNMEVEILERLDKELGFVDPEEVDTPEDPPRPVPLPLGAAKAFLRPTPNIAAGCSTTPSPALGPARLPGTTPPREKVPSSTIESWGKTGVSKRYLETKARIRKGTQTQEQQTDKDEYLPPNTRTVGTMGPQVYVELRPGLCWRCGQGEHTRATCSRTPTLFCSRCGLLGTLSRDCPCGGAKKKDPTPSPTGPGNKKLRTAPVPKKEPLPRKTTPVQKKEPLPRKTSKKTTQACPR, via the exons ATGTCCGACTTGCAGACAACCGTATCCGGGGCGTGCTGGCGTTGTGGCCTCCCCGGACCGACCTGGCTGACTAGGGGACCGTCGACTCGAAGCTGTGACCGTTGTGGCCTGTGGGACACACTGGAGGCCTGTGACTGCATCGAGGGTAGGGAAGATACCCCGTGGCCACGTCGGATGCTGACGAGCGAGGAGCTTGCTCTTCGAGCATGCCCGAGATGCTCCACCGATTCACAGCACCTCCACTTG GAACCGACCGTTGAGGCCACGACTTGTCCTCCATCCGACACCATGGCTGACGACAACATGGAGGTGGAGATCCTGGAACGCCTCGATAAGGAGCTGGGATTTGTGGACCCCGAGGAGGTGGACACACCCGAAGATCCACCCAGACCGGTCCCCTTACCGTTGGGAGCAGCGAAGGCATTCCTCCGCCCGACGCCGAATATCGCCGCCGGTTGCTCCACAACACCGTCCCCAGCGCTCGGACCGGCGAGACTACCAGGGACAACACCGCCCAGGGAGAAGGTCCCATCCAGCACCATTGAATCCTGGGGAAAAACCGGAGTCAGTAAAAGGTACCTGGAGACGAAAGCAAGGATACGGAAGGGAACACAAACACAAGAGCAACAAACCGACAAAGACGAGTACCTACCCCCAAACACCAGAACCGTTGGGACTATGGGCCCCCAGGTATACGTAGAGCTCCGCCCGGGTTTGTGTTGGAGGTGCGGCCAGGGGGAACACACCAGAGCCACCTGTAGCAGAACCCCCACCCTGTTCTGCAGCCGCTGTGGTCTGTTGGGCACCCTCTCCCGGGACTGTCCATGTGGAGGTGCGAAGAAGAAAGATCCAACACCGTCTCCTACTGGTCCAGGAAACAAGAAGCTCCGTACCGCTCCAGTTCCGAAGAAGGAACCGCTTCCCCGGAAGACCACTCCAGTTCAGAAGAAGGAACCGCTCCCCCGGAAGACGTCCAAGAAGACGACCCAGGCCTGTCCGAGGTGA
- the LOC123320925 gene encoding cell division control protein 2 homolog 3-like isoform X1, whose product MEKYCIEAILGEGGFGRVFSARERGQEGQRGAIKEVHLDPLAAREAEFMGLFDHCNILPLIETLVEPPHLYLVLPLCEEDLGTFLAREGPRRGPSSFFRVVRQIAVGLAECHRHGVVHRDLKPGNVLRRGARFMLADFGVAEQITPCRPLLTELAGTPVYWSPEQHRREPYNTAVDLWALGLVAMDVATGRPCQTDGQATEHWASSPGEERQRELAQLHPSVVWFVEGLLMDEPSLRRSADQWEWPAVHLSTVVDLETTPAPPSDGPWIVRLPPDLAHRLRTAPQPPEWTRSLKRKVRALLPEGRGGPRARHRFRFPSGSVRRIWVPPETDKTREGTDR is encoded by the exons ATGGAGAAATACTGTATAGAGGCCATTCTGGGGGAAGGCGGCTTCGGCCGCGTTTTCAGTGCCAGGGAACGTGGTCAGGAGGGCCAACGCGGTGCCATCAAAGAGGTCCACCTGGATCCCCTAGCCGCCAGGGAGGCAGAATTCATGGGCCTCTTTGACCACTGCAACATACTGCCGCTCATCGAGACGTTGGTGGAGCCCCCGCACTTATACCTGGTCTTGCCGTTATGTGAGGAGGATTTGGGGACCTTCCTCGCCCGCGAGGGTCCGAGGAGGGGCCCCTCATCCTTCTTCCGGGTGGTCCGCCAGATCGCCGTGGGCCTCGCCGAATGCCATCGGCACGGCGTGGTCCACCGCGATCTAAAACCCGGTAACGTGCTAAGACGGGGGGCTCGGTTCATGCTAGCTGACTTCGGAGTGGCCGAGCAAATTACACCGTGCCGACCACTCCTGACAGAGTTGGCTGGCACTCCAGTGTACTGGAGCCCGGAACAACACCGCCGGGAACCGTACAACACCGCGGTGGATCTATGGGCCTTAGGGCTCGTGGCCATGGACGTGGCCACGGGCCGGCCCTGCCAAACCGACGGACAGGCTACGGAGCACTGGGCCTCCTCCCCAGGCGAAGAACGCCAGAGGGAGTTGGCCCAGCTGCACCCGTCCGTGGTCTGGTTCGTCGAAGGGCTGTTGATGGATGAGCCGTCCCTCCGCCGCTCCGCCGACCAGTGGGAGTGGCCGGCCGTCCATCTGTCCACCGTGGTGGACCTGGAGACAACCCCAGCACCACCGTCCGATGGTCCGTGGATCGTCCGCTTGCCACCGGACCTGGCACACCGATTAAGAACCGCACCGCAACCCCCAGAATGGACCCGGAGCCTAAAGCGGAAAGTGAGGGCGCTCCTGCCGGAAGGCAGGGGCGGTCCGCGAGCCCGACACCGCTTTAGGTTCCCGTCCGGCTCCGTCCGCCGAATCTGGGTGCCGCCAGAAACGGACAAGACAAGAG AAGGAACCGACCGTTGA